From a single Ochotona princeps isolate mOchPri1 chromosome 12, mOchPri1.hap1, whole genome shotgun sequence genomic region:
- the N4BP2L2 gene encoding NEDD4-binding protein 2-like 2 isoform X6 codes for MSNGGIEAKYLGPGELGSGPYHKRLKSTAETYVLPHHGSTDLHRVQEKTGSDWVPLTVVDVRGQRYPQVNKTETTDLLKPFCNEMPDSKPDGIGTSQGLHDINPPLLTKDDEIYSTSTAFIGPIYKPPEKKKCSEKADNLNGIKGKRRREEKQKFNSRKPEIDSELSQFYKEIEELENEKDDSEGSCKEPEPSPEQLTPSPCYQYHVKDPLKSDGEKEDFKAVQSHCDYQQCLGDESASRHCNGQQISTFRDTSFPSFRPEWQSLPPFIVPHGPPPPSFNCQLNIQQFGALPNPPPNIFHAQDESRMQNGHHVNSCHVRWNSLAPNENSSYVDLGERNVSTHPPRDGYSTQDGYVNGFCEIREGCWKDPSVDKHNGIDRFASQQYQEAKLNKLQKLLILLRGLPGSGKTTLSRILLGQSRDGIVFSTDDYFRHQDGYRYNVNQLGDAHDWNQNRGGINMVCLGRRLLRCWIVMNFKCPFLL; via the exons ATGTCTAACGGTGGAATCGAAGCTAAATATTTGGGACCTGGAGAACTGGGAAGTGGACCGTATCATAAAAGATTGAAATCAACTGCAGAGACATATGTTTTACCGCATCATGGTAGTACTGATTTGCACAGAGTCCAAGAGAAAACTGGAAGTGATTGGGTCCCTTTGACCGTCGTGGATGTCAGAGGGCAGAGATATCCTCAAGTGAACAAAACCGAAACTACGGATTTGCTGAAACCTTTTTGTAATGAAATGCCTGACAGTAAACCAGATGGCATTGGTACTTCACAAGGTTTACATGATATAAATCCTCCATTGCTAACCAAGGATGATGAGATTTATAGTACAAGTACAGCGTTTATAGGCCCTATTTACAAACCCcctgagaaaaagaaatgcagtgaAAAGGCAGACAATCTGAATGGTATAAAGGGCAAAAGAAGgcgagaagagaaacagaaatttaaCTCTAGAAAGCCAGAGATTGACAGTGAATTGTCCCAGTTTTACAAAGAAATTGAAGAgcttgaaaatgaaaaagatgacTCAGAAGGCAGTTGTAAGGAGCCTGAACCTTCTCCGGAACAACTTACTCCATCTCCATGTTACCAGTATCATGTGAAGGATCCTTTAAAATCTGATGGAGAAAAGGAAGATTTTAAAGCTGTTCAGTCACATTGTGATTATCAACAGTGCTTGGGGGATGAGTCTGCCAGCCGTCACTGTAATGGACAACAAATATCTACATTTCGTGATACTTCCTTCCCTTCATTCAGGCCTGAATGGCAGTCACTGCCTCCTTTTATAGTACCCCATGGTCCTCCCCCTCCCAGTTTTAACTGTCAGTTAAATATTCAGCAATTTGGTGCTCTGCCAAATCCACCACCAAATATTTTCCACGCCCAAGATGAATCTCGGATGCAAAATGGACATCATGTTAATAGTTGTCATGTTAGGTGGAATTCTTTGGCTCCTAATGAGAACAGTAGCTACGTTGACTTAGGAGAGCGTAATGTTAGTACTCATCCCCCTAGAGATGGCTACAGTACACAAGATGGGTATGTGAATGGTTTCTGTGAAATCAGGGAGGGATGCTGGAAAGACCCTTCAGTGGACAAGCATAATGGAATAGACAGATTTGCAAGCCAGCAGTATCAAGAGGCAAAGTTAAATAAATTGCAGAAGTTACTTATTCTTCTAAGAGGTCTGCCTGGTTCTGGGAAAACAACATTGTCTCG CATTCTGCTTGGTCAGAGTCGTGACGGCATTGTGTTCAGCACTGATGACTATTTTCGCCATCAAGATGGGTACAGGTATAATGTTAATCAGCTTGGTGATGCCCATGACTGGAACCAGAACAGAG GAGGAATAAACATGGTGTGTCTCGGAAGAAGATTGCTCAGATGTTGGATCGTTATGAATTTCAAATGTCCATTTCTATTGTAA
- the N4BP2L2 gene encoding NEDD4-binding protein 2-like 2 isoform X5: MSNGGIEAKYLGPGELGSGPYHKRLKSTAETYVLPHHGSTDLHRVQEKTGSDWVPLTVVDVRGQRYPQVNKTETTDLLKPFCNEMPDSKPDGIGTSQGLHDINPPLLTKDDEIYSTSTAFIGPIYKPPEKKKCSEKADNLNGIKGKRRREEKQKFNSRKPEIDSELSQFYKEIEELENEKDDSEGSCKEPEPSPEQLTPSPCYQYHVKDPLKSDGEKEDFKAVQSHCDYQQCLGDESASRHCNGQQISTFRDTSFPSFRPEWQSLPPFIVPHGPPPPSFNCQLNIQQFGALPNPPPNIFHAQDESRMQNGHHVNSCHVRWNSLAPNENSSYVDLGERNVSTHPPRDGYSTQDGYVNGFCEIREGCWKDPSVDKHNGIDRFASQQYQEAKLNKLQKLLILLRGLPGSGKTTLSRILLGQSRDGIVFSTDDYFRHQDGYRYNVNQLGDAHDWNQNRAKQAIDQGRSPVIIDNTNTQAWEMKPYVEMEE; this comes from the exons ATGTCTAACGGTGGAATCGAAGCTAAATATTTGGGACCTGGAGAACTGGGAAGTGGACCGTATCATAAAAGATTGAAATCAACTGCAGAGACATATGTTTTACCGCATCATGGTAGTACTGATTTGCACAGAGTCCAAGAGAAAACTGGAAGTGATTGGGTCCCTTTGACCGTCGTGGATGTCAGAGGGCAGAGATATCCTCAAGTGAACAAAACCGAAACTACGGATTTGCTGAAACCTTTTTGTAATGAAATGCCTGACAGTAAACCAGATGGCATTGGTACTTCACAAGGTTTACATGATATAAATCCTCCATTGCTAACCAAGGATGATGAGATTTATAGTACAAGTACAGCGTTTATAGGCCCTATTTACAAACCCcctgagaaaaagaaatgcagtgaAAAGGCAGACAATCTGAATGGTATAAAGGGCAAAAGAAGgcgagaagagaaacagaaatttaaCTCTAGAAAGCCAGAGATTGACAGTGAATTGTCCCAGTTTTACAAAGAAATTGAAGAgcttgaaaatgaaaaagatgacTCAGAAGGCAGTTGTAAGGAGCCTGAACCTTCTCCGGAACAACTTACTCCATCTCCATGTTACCAGTATCATGTGAAGGATCCTTTAAAATCTGATGGAGAAAAGGAAGATTTTAAAGCTGTTCAGTCACATTGTGATTATCAACAGTGCTTGGGGGATGAGTCTGCCAGCCGTCACTGTAATGGACAACAAATATCTACATTTCGTGATACTTCCTTCCCTTCATTCAGGCCTGAATGGCAGTCACTGCCTCCTTTTATAGTACCCCATGGTCCTCCCCCTCCCAGTTTTAACTGTCAGTTAAATATTCAGCAATTTGGTGCTCTGCCAAATCCACCACCAAATATTTTCCACGCCCAAGATGAATCTCGGATGCAAAATGGACATCATGTTAATAGTTGTCATGTTAGGTGGAATTCTTTGGCTCCTAATGAGAACAGTAGCTACGTTGACTTAGGAGAGCGTAATGTTAGTACTCATCCCCCTAGAGATGGCTACAGTACACAAGATGGGTATGTGAATGGTTTCTGTGAAATCAGGGAGGGATGCTGGAAAGACCCTTCAGTGGACAAGCATAATGGAATAGACAGATTTGCAAGCCAGCAGTATCAAGAGGCAAAGTTAAATAAATTGCAGAAGTTACTTATTCTTCTAAGAGGTCTGCCTGGTTCTGGGAAAACAACATTGTCTCG CATTCTGCTTGGTCAGAGTCGTGACGGCATTGTGTTCAGCACTGATGACTATTTTCGCCATCAAGATGGGTACAGGTATAATGTTAATCAGCTTGGTGATGCCCATGACTGGAACCAGAACAGAG cAAAACAAGCTATCGATCAAGGGAGATCTCCAGTTATAATAGACAATACTAATACACAAGCTTGGGAAATGAAGCCATATGTCGAAATG GAGGAATAA